The following is a genomic window from Ethanoligenens harbinense YUAN-3.
CTGTCGCGACAACCATTGATGAAGTGAAGCGTAGAACACAGAATTTGGAACGTAGTTTACGTCAGAGGAATGTGCATGAATGTGTTCTGAAATACTGCAAGGAAGAATTACTCCAAGAAAACTACTTTCACGCTGTGTTCGAAGCAGCAAAGAGCTTATCCGATCGGATCAGGGAAATGACTTCATTATCTTCGGATGGGTACAAATTGTTTGATGAAGCATTCAAAATCAACTCTCCATATTTGGCAATTAATAAACTGCAAACAAGTAGTGAACAAAATCAGCAGAATGGGCTTCATCAAATGTTAAGTGGTATAACCTCCATGGTCAGAAATGTAACTGCCCATGAGCCAAAAATCAAGTGGATCATTAATGAAAATGATGCTGTAGATATTCTCTGCACAATTTCTTTTCTACATAAACAACTCGACCAGTGTATTATTGTGCCACACTTTAATCCATAAGCATGCAGCCAGATAATTGGATATGAGCATATGGTTCAACATAAACAAACATGGGGACAATTTCACGGAAGAGAATTAATTATGGAGGTCAAAATGCTATGACGCAAGCCAAGAGACAATTCGTTGAGAATTATATTAACTCTTTGTCAAATGCAGTTGATACCTATAACAATTCTGAACCATATGCAACTAATCAAGTTGAAGATGATTTGTTTGACACAATTATTGAAATCCGAAATGTGTTTTCGAAAGAGATTCCGAATATAGAAGATGTTGTTTTGCTTAAAAACGGTACAGGTCTTCGTGATGCGAATTCAGTGCTTGGAATTTTGAGATTATATTTAGTAAATGAAGATGATCATACAAATGCGAAAATTCCATTGATCACCGACAAGAAAAAAGGAGGAAAAATATTTATCAGCCACAGGAGCACTGATAAGAAGATTGCTGATATTATTGAAAATTTTTTAACTTCTTGCGGTATTTCATACAGTAATATTTTTTGTTCGTCACTACCGGGAAATGATATTGAAGAAAAAATATCTTTGGAAGTTAAAGAAAATATGAAAGCAAGCGTACTGAACATTGCTTTGTTATCCGTTGATTATTATCAAAGCGTATATTGTCAAAATGAGGCAGGAATCATTTGGTTCCTTGATACCGAAAAAATAGTGATAGCATTACCTGAAATTGATGACAGTCTCATGGAAGGATTCCTGAATAGCGAGTACAAAATAAGGCGACTTAGCAATAAGAGCGATATTTCCGCGATATGTGATATTGTAAAGAAGTTTTTCCCTGATTTTGTATCTTCAAATGCCAAACTCAATGCCAACATTGATCACCTGATTGAACAATATGACAGCGTTATTAAAGCAAGAAAAATAGAGCCTTCAGCTATACCAAGTGAAACCAACGTGTTAGAGAAAAGAATTTTGTCAAATGAATTTTCTGATGGAGAGTTGTTTGTCCTTAATTACTTCTATGATACTCAAACCAATTCTATAAGCGACGATTTTAAACAAATAAATGACTGGATTCAAAAAAAGAAAGTTACAATATCAGTGAAAGAAGCATTTGATGTATTAATAGACGATGAAATCATTATATTTATCGACGGAGGATTTACACACGCCAGTACATATAATATGGAAATTAATACTTATAGGGAACTAAGGAAGTTGTCACAAAAAGCCGTTGATATCTTTGAAAAGAATTGCACACGACATAAAGCAGTAACAACTTTAATAAAAAGCGGGAACACTGTTGACAATTTGATAATCAAAGGCTTTTCAGAGCCCGAAATTTTGCTTGTTAAGTACATAATCGATTTGCAGAGGGAAAAATTGTACGCAGGCTGGCAAAGTGATCAAGAAATTAAAATGATTCGGAATTGGGAAGAAATTAACACTTTAAACGATACCCTTTCTCAAAATTATATCGATGTGCTTTCAAAGTTTGAGATAAGGAAATTTATTGAGCCTTGTGCAAAGACTTCGTATGGCAACACAAAAGAGTATAAATTAATAGATAGTTTTTTGGAAAGTCTAAACGGACTGAGTCAGTCGGCATTGGATAAGATACAGTCAACAATGGATGAAAATCAATTTACTGAACCAGAATTGCCGTTTTGATGATGGAGGGAGAAGAAATGCCTGAAATACTGGATGGGATGAGCATGAATCTTGAAAAATCTAACATGGACAAGTTAAAAGCAGCATTTCCAGAATGCTTTGCCGAAGGTAAGCTGGATATTGACAAGCTACTGTCGTTGTGTGGCGAGTATATCGACAATGATTTTGAAAAATACAAATTTGAGTGGAAGGGTAAGGCAGAGTGCTTGAAGCTGGCACAAAAACGTTCCACTGGTACGCTACGCCCATGCCCGGAGGAAAGTGTCAATTGGGACACGACGCAGAACCTTTACATAGAAGGCGATAATTTGGAAGTTCTAAAGCTCT
Proteins encoded in this region:
- a CDS encoding TIGR02391 family protein, translated to MSLQVRCFNRGQIEALSKALGDYMTGSEITKLLCQCEIEDNSNQSTKWRRLDYSFIERQNQDQSPNAILRFVKEALQPVLFMNEKEKYEEFRIDVNQVLLTAGLEVQRDGSLKFTTVATTIDEVKRRTQNLERSLRQRNVHECVLKYCKEELLQENYFHAVFEAAKSLSDRIREMTSLSSDGYKLFDEAFKINSPYLAINKLQTSSEQNQQNGLHQMLSGITSMVRNVTAHEPKIKWIINENDAVDILCTISFLHKQLDQCIIVPHFNP
- a CDS encoding toll/interleukin-1 receptor domain-containing protein, coding for MTQAKRQFVENYINSLSNAVDTYNNSEPYATNQVEDDLFDTIIEIRNVFSKEIPNIEDVVLLKNGTGLRDANSVLGILRLYLVNEDDHTNAKIPLITDKKKGGKIFISHRSTDKKIADIIENFLTSCGISYSNIFCSSLPGNDIEEKISLEVKENMKASVLNIALLSVDYYQSVYCQNEAGIIWFLDTEKIVIALPEIDDSLMEGFLNSEYKIRRLSNKSDISAICDIVKKFFPDFVSSNAKLNANIDHLIEQYDSVIKARKIEPSAIPSETNVLEKRILSNEFSDGELFVLNYFYDTQTNSISDDFKQINDWIQKKKVTISVKEAFDVLIDDEIIIFIDGGFTHASTYNMEINTYRELRKLSQKAVDIFEKNCTRHKAVTTLIKSGNTVDNLIIKGFSEPEILLVKYIIDLQREKLYAGWQSDQEIKMIRNWEEINTLNDTLSQNYIDVLSKFEIRKFIEPCAKTSYGNTKEYKLIDSFLESLNGLSQSALDKIQSTMDENQFTEPELPF